From a single Dendropsophus ebraccatus isolate aDenEbr1 chromosome 8, aDenEbr1.pat, whole genome shotgun sequence genomic region:
- the TSPAN1 gene encoding tetraspanin-1 translates to MSCFTCIKVLMILFNLAIFLAGGTLLGVGIWVSVDSTSFLKIFGTIPNGVAAQFVNVGYFLIAIGALLLILGFLGCCGAQKESKCLLITFFSIVLIIFIAEIAGAVVALVYSSVADSFLTSVLTPVLKNDYGTNADVTKIWNNTMTDLKCCGLNNYTDFDNSQFVSKNNGLYPSQCCNSTTTTCNQDAAQATRMKGCFNQILDLLKSNAAIVGGVAAGICALELAAMVVSMYLYCKIDKEGSIH, encoded by the exons ATGAGCTGCTTCACATGCATCAAAGTTCTCATGATCTTATTCAACCTGGCTATCTTT TTGGCCGGGGGCACGTTGTTGGGAGTCGGTATCTGGGTCAGCGTGGACAGCACCTCTTTTCTGAAGATATTTGGAACGATACCAAATGGTGTTGCTGCACAATTCGTTAATGTTGGCTACTTCCTGATCGCCATCGGGGCCCTACTGCTGATCCTTGGCTTCCTGGGCTGTTGTGGAGCGCAGAAGGAGAGCAAATGCCTGCTGATCACG TTCTTCTCAATCGTCCTGATCATCTTCATTGCAGAGATTGCTGGTGCAGTGGTCGCTTTGGTCTACTCCTCTGTG GCGGACAGCTTCTTGACGTCTGTACTGACTCCAGTTCTGAAGAATGATTATGGAACGAACGCGGACGTGACTAAGATCTGGAACAACACCATGACTGAT ctgaaGTGCTGTGGACTGAACAACTACACAGATTTCGATAATTCTCAGTTTGTGAGCAAAAATAATGGACTGTACCCGAGCCAGTGCTGcaactccaccaccaccacctgcaatcAAGATGCGGCACAGGCGACCCGCATGAAG GGATGCTTCAACCAAATCCTGGACCTGCTTAAGTCAAACGCTGCCATAGTTGGTGGAGTGGCAGCTGGCATCTGTGCGCTGGAG CTGGCAGCCATGGTGGTCTCCATGTACTTATACTGCAAGATTGACAAGGAGGGCTCCATACACTGA